The sequence below is a genomic window from Mugil cephalus isolate CIBA_MC_2020 chromosome 14, CIBA_Mcephalus_1.1, whole genome shotgun sequence.
GTGTTTGGATCGGCGCTATGCAGCAAGGTTTGCTCTTTAAAGTAATAATGTTTCAATAGAAGCTGCAGCATCTGTTGTGATGATTTGGGATTAGATTCCTGCATCACATTTTGGTCCCTATTTTAAGTAATTTATTGTTGTAATTGTTTAGAGGGCTACTGCAGATTTTCCTCAGTGCATTATGCCTTCTCTTTTTTAGACGgcattcctcctcctcgtcaccTTGGCCAACAGAGATACAAAGACGCTCCCGGCCAAGGAGAAACCCGCCGCTCTGCTATGTATCGGCTGCGCTCTCATTGCCTCCAGCGTCCTCCTGTTGCTCAAAAGCTTCTGGAAAGCATGCTACAAAACATCCAAGTTGCCGAGGAAATCAACCGCTGCCCTCGTAAGACACGAGTCAACATTCCCCAACCTTCTATTCTTCTTTTAGTGTTGCCTATGACAAGTATCAGGTAGCCTCAGGGTTTTCATCTTTACTATTTCCTATCGTATTCCTCAGGTTCTGTTCTTTGAGTTCCTGGTGTCGACGGGTGCAGCGATTCTCACCATCGTGGCGATGCCTCACTTGGACATTGTCACAAATGTGACGATACTGAACAGCGTAGCAGTCCTCTCTGCACTCCTACAGGTGGTGACTCAGTGCACCTCCAAGCAAAAGAACTGCTTCATACTGCCCTCCATCATCGCCATCGTCCTCATTTTTCTCGGCTACGTCCTGTTCATCACCTTGTACACATTGAAAGACCCTACAGACGTCAAGATGAGCACTTGGGTGGGTCTGGCTGTTGGTGGGTCCATCCTGGTGTCTTTTAACTGGTGGGAAAACTACTTGAGGCTGATCAGCAAGAGCAGAAGCTCCAAATTCCTCAGGGACCTGATCGAAGACGTGACAAAATGCCAGAACCTGCTGCACATCCTCTCCAGCCTGCTCAGGATCGTGGTGACTGCCATCGTGCTCGGGGCCTTTGTCCCTCTGGACGGCCTGGACTGGAACATCGTTACCGAAATCCCACGCCGTGAGACGAGGATTTTAGAGATAATCATTGGAGTCCAGCTTATCTCGTCTGCACTCTGCCACTGGTTTGCTTTGGCAGCCTGTAAGATGCACGCCCTGCGACGCTGCTTCATCCTGCCGTTGTACCTGGCCACTCTGGCTGTCATGGTTCTGTTCATCACCCCAGTCTTCGTCTCCTATCAGGACTACAGAATAAGCATGAACGGGACCTCAAGCATCAACCTCTCAGACTACTGTAATGTAGTCGTGAATGGAACAAGGGAAATAGAGAATGGAGTGTTTCGAGACCTGGTTCTGGATGTTACAGATACTCTGTGCTCTCTGGGATTTTACACCGTAACTGACATCAGCTTACTGACAGGTAATAACGCACAAATTATAAATCTGATGCACATTAGTAAAGTTAATTATTTGTCATTCACGTGTCAGAGtccagccacagccacagcacTCTGTGGTATGATTCATATCGTTTGATATGATATGATTCATAACAGTGCAGTGTTCTCAGGCTCAAAATGTTTTACCTTAATCTTCCCTCAGCTTCAGCCACATCCTGGTGGATTGGTCTTGTGTTGGCCACACTCCATCTCTGGAATCTAAATGTGAATCGTATCCAGAGGACCCAGGATCTGTTCATCAGGCGTTTGTACGAGGGAACCTTCATCGAGCAGTCCCTGCTCCTCAACACCCGCTACGACATCCAGACCAAGGGccggaggaagaagaagtaagTGGTGCATGGTCAGAACTGGTCATCTTTGGAGGTGTGCAAATACATAATCTAATGTCTCAAATTTCCAACTTTCAAGTTTCAAGGAATCTGAAAAGGTGATGCTGTACCTGTGTGCGACCATGTGGCACGAGACCTACGACGAGATGATGAACATTCTCATCTCAATCTTTAGGTGAGTTACATTTGCAGCATTTCAATTACCACTAGAAATGCaccaaatataaaaatatggaaataaaaaactggtaatgggaACGCCTCCATTCggaaaacctctcaaatatctaaagctaaagcgcttttacgctctcatgaggtggtttttcagacacattGATATAAAGATTTATAAGTGCATTCTCCATCACCAACGTCACTGGGGAtgacacagggggtcatgtgaccagttcatttgaagtccatcttcttcaaattGAGAattaaaacacctttcaatagAAACTTTCAGAaatatggcttttattttgtggtcTGAACTTCCACATCATTCAGTTTCTTGAATTGCTCTTGACCCAGTGAATCTAGAACACTTCTAACTATTCCCAAAATTTACTTTCTCAAAGTTGATttcctcattgtgtttttttggatgTCTGCAGACTGGACAGGTACAGACCGAAGAATGAGGCAAAGTTCAATGATTTCACCTTTGAAGCCCACATCTACTTTGACGATGCTTTCATGCAAGTTGAAGGCTGTCGGGAGCGTCACCTCAACGAATATGCTGAGAATCTTGTTAAGATCATCACAGAGGTTTACGGGTAAGGATCAATGTTTGTAGTAGGTGGAGAaataaatcgtttttttttgttctggctATGCAATTTACTACCATTCTCTGCCATCAGCATCTTCAAGAACATTGACGCAAAGTTCTTCAGAAACCAGCAGCAACTCCCCGATCAGAAGATCATAAGGACGCCGTACGGAGGGCGTCTAATCATCACCATGCCTCACGGAAACAACATCGTGGTTCACTACAAGGACAAAGAGCTCATCCGACACAAGAAGAGGTGGTCCCAGGTAGGAAAATTAGGAAGCGTAGACCATATTCGCTAACAGATACCACGCCTTAATTGATGCAAAGAAGTTTATTGGTAGATAGATAACGGGATTAGGTTTAAATAATGTAATGGGGCTTGGTGTTGTTCCATTAATTTAATAGATATTGGGTTTTgcttattgtcatttatttttttgcaggtCATGTACCTTTACTACCTTTTTGGCTGGAAACTCATGACCAAGTATTACGCTCGCTGGCAGAACAGTGAAGACgagaagaaactgaaagagGAGATCCAGGTGAGATGAGAGAGGCATCACCCTCTGAGCATAGAAGACTGTgatgaatttttaaaaacaaagaaaactttgCCTGTTTTCTCCAGAAAGAGAAGCACAACACCTACCTGCTGGCGTTGGACGGGGACACAGACTTCCAGCCTGCTGCCGTGATGCTGCTCATCGACCGCCTGAAAATGTACCCTCGTGTTGGGGCAGCATGCGGAAGGATTCACCCAACTGGATCAGGTTAGTTCAGATGTCAAAGACGAAAAGGAATATTGATAATATAGTGAGTTTGAAACTGAAGTCTTAAATGCAGCGGCAGATTACAAACAAATAGACTGGATGcattattttatggttttattgcaGAAAGGGACTTGATGAGAGCCTGTTGGGTCTCTGGTTGTTACACAGGATCAGCCATAGGGCCCTCAACCTGCATCCCATCCTCTTGACCCTTGGGAGTGggatgaaaatgatgaaagggGAAGGAATGAAAAGACTTgaagggatgggatgaaaatagGTGAAAATTGtagaggggatgggatgaacaGAAGTGGAAAGGAGTTAAATAACTGACAGTGGCAGAGGAACCCAAGAATTCCCGTAATTCCTAggttcctggttcctgtaacaaaaggtggaggaggaagagaagaataGGTTGGAATGTGGAGGGTGGGGTTTAAGAAACgagtcaaacagaaacaggaaaaggaTGTTATGAAAGACAAGATTATGAGATAACTGGTGCATTTCCATCTATGCAGGTCCTGCCGTGTGGTTCCAGAAGTTCGAGTATGCCGTGAGCCACTGGCTGCAGAAGACTGCGGAGCATGTGTTCGGATGTGTACTCTGCAGCCCGGGCTGCTTCAGTCTGTTCAGAGCAGAGGCGCTAATGGACGACAACGTGATGAGGAAATACTCCACAAAGTCCATGGAGGCCGGCCACTACATTCAGTACGACCAAGGTGACGAAAGTTGTTTGAATATGCTTTTTAAGAATACTTCTTCTATCTTTAATAAGAACACATATCAATAAATACATGTTCTCTTACTTGCAGGTGAAGACCGTTGGCTGTGCACACTTCTGTTGAAGCAGGGCTGGAGAGTGGAGTACAATGCGGCATCTGACGCCTACACCAATGCCCCAGAGGACTTCAAAGAACTCTACAACCAGGTGAGAACATTAGCTAGCCAGCAACATCAATTGATAAATGTTGCTTTGTGTACTCAGAAGATGCTAATGTGATAATCTTCTCCAGCGCCGACGATGGGGACCGTCCACCATGGCCAACGTGGTGGATCTTCTGGGTTCCTCCAACATCATCTCCAAAAGGAACCCGTCCATGTCCAAACCGTTCATGTTCTATCAGATGTTTGCCATCTTCTCGGCCATTCTGGCACCTGCCACTATCTGCCTCCTGGTTGCAGGTTAGTAGTTTGTTACTTTTCATGTTCCAAGGTTCACttcattcaaattaaattcaacacATTAACTTCTCTGTGTATTGCAACCTGCAGGTAGTTTGTCCTTCCTCCTCGACATCAGCTCTAGTGCGACCCTGGTCATTGCTACAATACCTCCCGCCATCTACCTGGCTCTTTGCTTCAAGCTCAAGTCCGACACTCAGATCACAATAGCAGCTATGATGAGCGTCTTTTATGCTTTCCTCATGTTGGTCGTGTCAATGACCCTCATCGGTAAGTCATGGTCATCTTTACAGGTAAAACTTTTTGCAGACGTTTATGTTGAGATGCTTAAACCTGTTTgccccctcttctcctcccttaGGCTCAATGGTGGAGAGCAGAACCATCCTGACACCCAGCAGCCTTTTTGTGATCGCCATGGCCATGATCTACATCATCACCGCAATAATGCATCCTCAGGAAAGTAACCTCGTGTTCTACGGCTTTCTGTACATCATCTGCATCCCCAGCGCCTATCTCCTGCTCACCATCTACTCCATGGTCAACATGGACAATGTCTCTTGGGGCACCAGGGAGACAAAACCTGCTCCCgggtctgctgctgcagctgcagctactCCACCgcagaaaacatcagaaaaaggTAGATACCAGACTTTTTCATTGCCATGAATTTCCTAAAAGACTAGTGACTTTAAAACAAGAGCACCTGTGGCTGTTGCCCATCTAAAATGAGGAGATACTTAGCAAAAGGGCTAAGCAGGACACTCCATTGTGGACAACAAAATCTATATTTTAGCCTGAGAAGGTAGATCACATAAAGAAGGAGAACAGGGAGCCATCTAGGTCAAACTGGAAACCCTTTTCTGAACATGAGAGTACCATTAATTGAATAAAGAAGAGATTTTCTCCCTGTAATTGGTAAATATCAGGTTTACTGACATATCAGTACTTCTGATACCAAGTCActatcagatcagaaaggaaTTCTGTGGTATCACTAATGTtaataatgtgcatttaatgTGCATGatgagcaacacacacagattttcccaaaaacccaaaaacctaCCTGACTTAAACATCTTCAAAGAACTCCAGTTgactgtctttcttcttttttgcttgttctttctttatttggATGTACCTGAACAGTGTTATTCTTTGTTCTGAATTTAACTGAAGCTATTTTTTTAACCACGCAGCCAAAAGCTTCTTCCAAAGCTTCTTCTCATGGTTCAAATGTTGCAAAAAGTCCGACCGTAAATCACAAACCGAAGAGCCAGCTAACAGCCAGGAGAACAGGATCCTAGGGTCCACCGACTCTGATCCTCAACCTCTAAACACTATTGTGGATGACTCCCCCAATCCAGAACAAGGGTACATTTCTAACACTTACAGTCAATTTGAAATGCAAAGTGTGAGTCAAAGAGCATAGATTGAATTTTCTCATTGTCTTTCAGGCTCATGCCACCTGCTTCCGAGTCCAATCAAGGTAAGTCTTTGGCCAAGATTTCCTTGTTTTTTCCTCAATGCGATGCTAGATAGCTAATATTTCCCTGCCTTGCTCTTTTCTCCAGATTGGGTTGTACAACTACAGGATTTGTCCACTGACATGCAACTGGAGGAGGAGTCTCTCGACGAGGTGTGTATGCCTCTTTCTGAATCATCAGTATTTCTGACGTTTAGATCATTTGCAGCAGATTTAGTGCTTACTCACCAGATACTAACCATGCTCCTTGCCCCAGTGGCTTTATCTCTGGCTGAACTCAAACTGATACGGTGACTTTCCTAATACAGCAGccttaaatataaaatactgtttccctgcagaacgAGGAGGTTTTCTGGaaagagctgcaggaaaaaTACCTGCTGCCTCTACCTGATGACAaagagaggcagaagaagatcaaaagtgacctgaaacagCTGAGGAACAAGGTAAACTGGGTTCCATCCCCAACAGAAAAAATCTTTGTTAATCCTAAATCCTACATTAATAATCTCTTCCTCACACTACACAGATCAACTTTGCCTTCTTCACGTTGAACGCCATGTGGCTGGTGGCAACGTTCACCCTGCAGGCCTTCAAGGTCTTCTCCATTGACATCCCGAAGGTTAGCCTCAATCTGACAGTAACCAACGAGTCCATCCCAATCGAACCCATCGGCTTCATGTTCATTCTGGGATTCGGACTATCGGTTCTGCTCCAGTTCATTGCCATGTTCTACCACAGGTAATCCCTAATGTCATTTTCTGTATGgatgtttgtgatgtttgacggaagaaaaaaaaatctaatgctAGTGTTTTATGCTCCTCCAGAATCTACACGCTCATCCATTACGTTGCCTTTTTGGACACTGAGCCCAAAGAGCAGAAACCCAATGAGAAGTCGAAACTAAAGGTATTCATTAATATCATTCACCAGCTTCTTATGTGTCTACCACTATTACTAGACTACCAGGGGTTGTACGGACAAGTAGACTAGTCAGTTTGTAAACTTTACTGCTGGGCCATGACGCTTTAGGCTTCATCCCTGATCAGCAACATACCGTCTGACAAAATAAGTCAGAAAAGGCATCCAAACCTTGTTAAATTTGTCCAAACCACCCACTGTGTAAAATTAGAACCACAATCCAAATCATTCAGcgcagaaacaaataaacagtaaacataTAGCCATAGAGAAGGAACGGACAGACAGTTTGTTTgagtgatgttttatttattgaagcaTGGCGAAACAGGTTAAAAGCACAGGGGCCTACGTGATGTGGCTATATTGGCCTTCACCAGGACATAGCAACAGGAAGGAGGACAAAGGTTAAAAAGATCATCAGCAGGTGCTTAGTGGGTGGAGCCTTCCTATTATGTCACACACCATGTGACTAACAGCTAGTAGGTTACCAAATCCCAATTAATTAAAAGCACATTGACAAAAGGACATATTactaaagagaaagaaaaggggaaggtGGAGCTCAGTTAAATGTCCATGCTtcaaagaaaaggggaaatatCACATTCCTCATTAAGGTCAAGTAGAGAAGTTGCCTTGAGCttggtaatccaaaaggtttCTCTTTGGAGAAGGGACATTTAGCTTCATAGATATCCTGCTAGACCATCTAACAACACTCTGTAGAGCTGATCATTTAGGCCTTCAAATGCTACAAAAGAATATGCTACAATGGTCGTACAGGTCCCTCAGTAATACATGCAAATGGTTTGGATTGttcctttaaaacattttatgcaatAAGAAGGTTTTGTGATGTCCATATGAGCTAATATTCATGCTGTCTGCTTCTCAGGACGACACCAGCTCCATAGTGGACTCAACCTACGGCTCCCAGTACGGCTCGGAAATGTTTGACGAATTCAGCCTCGACGGTTCAATTTCAGCATAAACCAAAGATGTTCCACATGTGTGTGATTTTAcagaactgtgtgtttgtttgtttacattttattgcaCTTTAAGCGAACTGGTTTGTAAGAAACTGGTTTGGAGCAATCAATCAGTCAGAAGTGTAGGAGTAAATGAAAGAGggtcctttatttattattgaagtTTACTGTGAGGTAGATGCTTCTAACTATTCAGGGTCAAATGAAGTTAATTCAAACTGTTTAATGATTGTTAATTAGTCTTATTGTGGCTTTCTTGTCTATAagtctgtatttattatatttgtacCGTACTTAAATCACAAATTGCTGATTGCTGAGAAATCTTGTAAAATGAGAAGTAgtttttttgtgcgtttgtcAATAATGTTTTCAGTGGTCCTTTTAGCTGAGTGTCCGGATCCTGCAATTACACCTCCTGAAGGCCTGGCGGCTTCATTGAAGCCTCCTGTGATTGAGCCTTGTGTATTAGAGGAGGCACAGTAATCAGCATctccaaatgaaacacaatcatcctcgttatttattatttcttgtttGTAAAATTGTTTTTTGAATAATATTTCTTTATAGACAAATTATGTTTCTGTGCTGCGAGATTTATTTTTACCCTGTATGCAATAATGGGAGTTTTGTTTGGATGCGTGGTGGATGATGAATTTATGATAAATGATATTTATGAAATAATTTGtcatgtgaaaaataaaacaaacaaaaaaaaacaaaacactttttttatttgacaaaaaaaaaaaaaaaaaaaaaaacattttactcagTGTATGTACAAagtatatatattctatatcaTTAAATTAAGTTTGGACATGGAATAATAATAGAGGAGTCAGTATTACAGTTCTCTAAGACCATAAACCCAACCCTccttgttttacattttttagtgcaataaattggagtTTAAATGAATAACCGACAATGACAACCTTATGTTGtatgtttttagttattttttaaaaactgaaatattccaaaaacacaacttacttgtaagaaagtttttatttagacGCCAGCAATTATATCTGACAGTGGGAAAACCACCTCAAGATAATCTCAGGCTTTATTATACTGGAGAGAAAGTctccaaaaaagaaacatagCATGATGCTGTCACCACCGTGCTTCGCTATAAGGAGGCCGTGAGCGAGTCAGAGCTCGGGATTTAGCCCAAATTATTAATTTCTTGAGTCACCACAAAAGTGAATCTTTCTTTTGCAATAAAAGCTGTAACACACGTCTTTACAGAAAGATTATGTGACTTccagaaaaatctgaaaaccaGTTTAGCAATTTTAGATCAACTTTTTTTTACCGAGAACGATGACTTGGTTTTGCTTTCGCATTCAGTGGAAAGGTTAATTCTGCTGAAAACTATCAGAtaatttagcaaaaaaaaaaaatgacttcctcatagataaataaaacacttgatAAATCTTCTTTTCCACTACAGATGGAAACATAATTGATAATAATCGTCTCTTTTTTAAGATGAACTATTAactttaaattgtttttcaaGGTGAAGGTGGtagaaaaaaagtatgaaaagcctttatttattgAAGCATGGTGAAGCTGGTTAAAAGGAGCCTGCGTGATCTGGACATGTTGGCCCTCATCAGggcacagcagcaggaagtagGACAAAGGTTAAAAAGATGGTGGTGCCTTCCCATTGAATCACACACCATGTGAGTAACTAGCTAGTAGGTTTCTGCAAAAACTATTTGGAATTTTCAAAAGTTATCAGATGAACGGTGGCGCTCGTGGTCAGCGatgctaaaccaggatctaggAGGCAAAACTCTGGACGACATCCAAATGTGTTCTGCCCATTTCTTGTCACGATATCAGCAGCTTTTAACTAATGGTCTattgtaatgataataatacaataatataattcaCATGTTCTCTGTTTGATACTCCATGGGTAATGTAGCTTCCAATTTCTGATGCAAAGTATTCATTCCaactttatttctaaagcactttaaaaaacagaaacagagtaaataaatgaaagacatgaattaaaaaaatatatatattaatgctCTTTAATTCGGAGGTTTTCAAAACAGGAACacgtgtcagtacaacacaaaacaattcaaCACGACTTCATACTACGGCCTCCACCTATTTTAGACTCATGCTGAACACTAAGcactaacactaaccctaaagCCACTAAAGATCCGTACACACAAAGAACTTTATGACTCAAATGACAAGAGTGTTctggttcaaaaaacaaaacaaaaaaaagggcttAAGTATATGACTTattataataaaagaaaaccacGCCTGACTTTCTAATTAAAAGGTAACATCAAATCAACATGAGTTACACATGCAGgcataatatattttttaacattccCTTTTACATTACacaataacatttatatatttcttatatttcaCAACGTGGATaacatttagtgcaggacttttaCACAACACATTCGTTATTTCAtaatgtacctaataaactggcatgAGTGGCCTTGCATGTGTGAGTGGaacaagtaaaaacaagaaacaggGACAAGAACTTGTCTTTAAAAGATGTGTTGCAATCTGTGAGTGTTGGGcctattttctcttcttttaatctttcctagaaaaaaaaatatctatatgaCTTCATTTACAACAAGAACGTTAGAGCGTTAGAGC
It includes:
- the LOC125020305 gene encoding LOW QUALITY PROTEIN: chitin synthase chs-2-like (The sequence of the model RefSeq protein was modified relative to this genomic sequence to represent the inferred CDS: substituted 2 bases at 2 genomic stop codons); translated protein: MEGDRDMPKRPWDTCREVPIIEDEQTPWKLIKLLKFITLLVVAVIVFGSALCSKTAFLLLVTLANRDTKTLPAKEKPAALLCIGCALIASSVLLLLKSFWKACYKTSKLPRKSTAALVLFFEFLVSTGAAILTIVAMPHLDIVTNVTILNSVAVLSALLQVVTQCTSKQKNCFILPSIIAIVLIFLGYVLFITLYTLKDPTDVKMSTWVGLAVGGSILVSFNWWENYLRLISKSRSSKFLRDLIEDVTKCQNLLHILSSLLRIVVTAIVLGAFVPLDGLDWNIVTEIPRRETRILEIIIGVQLISSALCHWFALAACKMHALRRCFILPLYLATLAVMVLFITPVFVSYQDYRISMNGTSSINLSDYCNVVVNGTREIENGVFRDLVLDVTDTLCSLGFYTVTDISLLTASATSWWIGLVLATLHLWNLNVNRIQRTQDLFIRRLYEGTFIEQSLLLNTRYDIQTKGRRKKNFKESEKVMLYLCATMWHETYDEMMNILISIFRLDRYRPKNEAKFNDFTFEAHIYFDDAFMQVEGCRERHLNEYAENLVKIITEVYGIFKNIDAKFFRNQQQLPDQKIIRTPYGGRLIITMPHGNNIVVHYKDKELIRHKKRWSQVMYLYYLFGWKLMTKGDPGEMREASPSEHRRLXXIFKNKENFACFLQKEKHNTYLLALDGDTDFQPAAVMLLIDRLKMYPRVGAACGRIHPTGSGPAVWFQKFEYAVSHWLQKTAEHVFGCVLCSPGCFSLFRAEALMDDNVMRKYSTKSMEAGHYIQYDQGEDRWLCTLLLKQGWRVEYNAASDAYTNAPEDFKELYNQRRRWGPSTMANVVDLLGSSNIISKRNPSMSKPFMFYQMFAIFSAILAPATICLLVAGSLSFLLDISSSATLVIATIPPAIYLALCFKLKSDTQITIAAMMSVFYAFLMLVVSMTLIGSMVESRTILTPSSLFVIAMAMIYIITAIMHPQESNLVFYGFLYIICIPSAYLLLTIYSMVNMDNVSWGTRETKPAPGSAAAAAATPPQKTSEKAKSFFQSFFSWFKCCKKSDRKSQTEEPANSQENRILGSTDSDPQPLNTIVDDSPNPEQGLMPPASESNQDWVVQLQDLSTDMQLEEESLDENEEVFWKELQEKYLLPLPDDKERQKKIKSDLKQLRNKINFAFFTLNAMWLVATFTLQAFKVFSIDIPKVSLNLTVTNESIPIEPIGFMFILGFGLSVLLQFIAMFYHRIYTLIHYVAFLDTEPKEQKPNEKSKLKDDTSSIVDSTYGSQYGSEMFDEFSLDGSISA